From one Halothece sp. PCC 7418 genomic stretch:
- the cobJ gene encoding precorrin-3B C(17)-methyltransferase, with product MSELLLESFSPLCAIAPTPNAVRTLQPLCQQQGITLFVPSDLDTDASEAVSYSDQLSVHLAKIWSQYRGIIFVMATGAVVRLLSPLLSDKASDPAILVMDEAGENIISLCGGHQGGGESLTRLVAQQLGGNAVLTGASASLGLPGIDVLGQPFGWRRGKGDWTAVSRAIAHQKPVQVLQSVGSPLWQTHLPANHTFQFREEVSNPPAKVVISDQNVASDPEIPQVVWHPRVLWVGIGCERGTPQTVIEQALQAGLEKENLAASAIAGLATIDLKADETGILDLATAHNYPLQIYTAETLNQVSVPNPSSVVAKEVGTASVAEASALKAAKSSDLLVSKQIWKSEQGAVTIAIARSPREYIGNSGQLDLIGTGPGDLNQITPFARTAITKADVVIGYSLYLDLIQPLLRPGQIVENYAITEEKKRAERAIDLANWGLKVAVVSSGDIGIYAMGGLVFEELANQGWDGKQPQVAVCPGITAMQAAAARVGAPLMHDFCAISLSDLLTPWEMIEKRLTAAAQGDFITALYNPRSRTRTEHIKVAQSIFSQSRPPETPVALVRSVSRSDEQVTLTTLQEMLNHPIDMLTVVIIGNRTTRNYQGWMITPRGYYSF from the coding sequence ATGAGTGAATTATTGTTAGAGTCGTTTTCTCCACTGTGCGCGATCGCGCCTACGCCCAACGCTGTCCGAACCTTACAACCGTTGTGTCAGCAACAGGGAATCACTTTATTTGTGCCCAGTGATTTAGACACAGATGCTTCGGAGGCTGTTTCATATAGTGATCAACTTAGTGTTCATCTAGCTAAGATTTGGTCACAGTATCGAGGAATCATTTTTGTGATGGCAACAGGAGCGGTTGTCCGCTTGCTTTCACCCTTGTTAAGTGATAAAGCCAGTGATCCCGCAATTTTGGTCATGGATGAAGCAGGAGAGAATATAATTAGTCTCTGTGGGGGTCATCAAGGAGGTGGTGAATCCTTAACTCGTTTGGTGGCGCAACAGTTAGGGGGAAACGCAGTTTTAACGGGGGCTTCCGCCAGTCTGGGATTGCCTGGAATTGATGTTTTAGGTCAGCCGTTTGGTTGGCGTAGAGGAAAGGGCGATTGGACAGCAGTCAGTCGCGCGATCGCGCATCAAAAACCTGTACAAGTCCTGCAAAGCGTCGGTTCTCCCCTCTGGCAAACTCATCTTCCTGCTAATCATACCTTTCAGTTTCGGGAAGAAGTGAGTAATCCTCCAGCCAAAGTGGTGATTAGCGATCAAAATGTTGCCTCAGACCCAGAAATTCCGCAAGTGGTCTGGCATCCGCGAGTTTTGTGGGTGGGGATCGGGTGCGAACGAGGCACGCCACAGACAGTGATTGAACAAGCCTTACAAGCAGGGTTAGAAAAAGAAAATTTAGCTGCCAGCGCGATCGCGGGGTTAGCAACCATCGACTTAAAAGCAGACGAAACAGGGATTTTAGACTTAGCGACAGCCCACAACTATCCTCTCCAGATTTATACCGCAGAAACATTAAATCAGGTGAGTGTTCCCAATCCCTCCTCGGTGGTGGCAAAAGAAGTGGGAACTGCTAGTGTTGCCGAAGCCTCAGCATTGAAAGCAGCAAAGAGCAGTGACCTTTTAGTCTCCAAACAAATCTGGAAATCGGAACAAGGGGCGGTTACCATCGCGATCGCGCGATCGCCAAGAGAATATATTGGTAACAGTGGACAACTCGATCTCATTGGCACAGGTCCTGGCGATTTAAATCAAATTACCCCATTTGCCCGCACAGCGATTACAAAAGCGGATGTGGTCATTGGTTACTCCCTCTATTTAGATTTGATTCAACCCTTATTACGCCCTGGGCAAATCGTTGAAAACTATGCCATTACTGAAGAGAAAAAACGCGCAGAAAGAGCAATCGACCTTGCCAACTGGGGATTGAAAGTTGCTGTGGTCTCCTCAGGGGATATTGGGATTTATGCCATGGGGGGATTAGTTTTTGAAGAACTGGCAAATCAAGGCTGGGATGGGAAACAGCCTCAAGTTGCCGTTTGTCCTGGCATTACCGCCATGCAAGCTGCTGCTGCAAGGGTTGGCGCACCCCTGATGCACGATTTTTGTGCGATTAGCCTTAGTGATTTGTTGACACCTTGGGAAATGATTGAGAAACGATTAACCGCAGCTGCCCAAGGAGACTTTATCACTGCTTTATATAATCCGCGATCGCGCACTCGTACCGAACATATTAAAGTGGCGCAAAGCATCTTCAGTCAATCTCGTCCCCCTGAAACCCCAGTCGCCTTAGTCCGTTCCGTTTCTCGATCCGATGAACAGGTCACCCTAACCACCTTACAAGAAATGCTCAACCATCCCATTGATATGCTAACTGTGGTTATTATCGGCAATCGCACCACCCGAAACTATCAAGGTTGGATGATTACTCCACGAGGGTACTATTCTTTCTGA
- the rpsU gene encoding 30S ribosomal protein S21: MTQVTVGQNENIESALRRFKRQVSKAGIFADIKRTRFHETPIEKKKRKEVARRKKRFRA; the protein is encoded by the coding sequence ATGACCCAAGTGACCGTTGGTCAAAATGAAAATATAGAATCGGCATTACGTCGTTTTAAGCGTCAAGTCTCGAAAGCAGGGATTTTTGCCGATATTAAACGCACTCGCTTCCACGAAACCCCCATTGAGAAAAAGAAACGGAAAGAAGTAGCGCGACGGAAAAAACGTTTTCGCGCTTAA
- a CDS encoding RNA-binding protein, whose translation MPYEVTEQEVNEVFSEYGTVKRVTIPVDRETGKVRGFGFVEMETESDEAPAIEALDGAEWMGRQLRVNKARPRQENNNRNRGGRSRENRF comes from the coding sequence TTGCCTTACGAAGTGACAGAGCAAGAAGTTAATGAAGTCTTTTCCGAATACGGTACAGTTAAGCGTGTGACCATCCCAGTGGATCGGGAAACTGGAAAAGTTCGCGGTTTTGGTTTCGTAGAAATGGAAACTGAATCTGATGAAGCCCCAGCGATTGAAGCCCTCGATGGTGCAGAATGGATGGGTCGCCAGTTGCGAGTGAATAAGGCTCGCCCACGCCAAGAAAATAATAATCGCAATCGAGGGGGAAGAAGTCGAGAAAACCGATTTTAA
- a CDS encoding RNA-guided endonuclease InsQ/TnpB family protein, with amino-acid sequence MDEAIRTVQFIRNKSVRYWEDNEGVNKYDLNKNCAKLAKEFPFANKLNSSARQSAAERAWASISRFYSNCKKKISGKKGYPQYQKNNRSVEYKKSGWKLDCNTRKHITFTDKNKIGRIKLIGTRDLHFYSPDEIQRVRIVKRTDGYYVQFLINIDVKENITPSGNTIGLDVGIESFYTDSNGYKEPNLNFLRKGEEKLKKLQRSLSKKQKGSNNRKKARQKLAKHHLKISRQRKEHALRIARCVCQSNDLIAYENLQIQNLVKNHNLAKSINDVAWYQFRVWLEYFAQKFGKITIPVNPKYTSQKCSNCGSIVKKSLSTRTHKCKCGSCLDRDENAAINILNDGLRTFGQRETANLEARKRFRRFDRYFG; translated from the coding sequence ATGGATGAAGCAATTCGTACAGTTCAATTCATCCGTAATAAATCAGTTCGATATTGGGAAGACAACGAGGGAGTTAATAAATATGATTTGAATAAAAATTGTGCGAAACTCGCCAAAGAATTTCCTTTTGCTAATAAACTAAACTCTAGCGCAAGACAAAGTGCTGCTGAAAGAGCATGGGCTTCCATCAGTCGTTTTTACAGCAATTGTAAGAAAAAAATTTCTGGTAAAAAAGGATATCCTCAATATCAAAAGAATAATCGTTCTGTTGAATATAAAAAATCTGGGTGGAAACTTGATTGTAATACTAGAAAGCATATTACATTCACTGATAAAAATAAGATTGGTAGAATTAAACTAATTGGAACTAGAGATTTACATTTCTATTCTCCTGACGAGATTCAAAGAGTTAGGATTGTCAAACGTACTGATGGGTACTACGTTCAATTTTTAATTAATATTGATGTCAAAGAAAACATTACTCCATCGGGTAACACAATTGGGTTAGACGTTGGGATTGAAAGTTTCTATACCGACAGCAATGGATATAAAGAACCTAATTTGAATTTTCTTAGAAAGGGAGAAGAAAAACTCAAAAAGTTACAACGTTCTCTTTCTAAAAAACAGAAAGGCTCTAATAATCGAAAAAAAGCTAGACAAAAATTGGCTAAACATCATTTGAAAATAAGTAGGCAACGTAAAGAACACGCATTGAGAATTGCGCGTTGCGTCTGTCAATCTAACGATTTGATTGCCTACGAGAATCTTCAAATTCAAAATTTAGTCAAAAATCATAATTTAGCTAAATCAATCAATGATGTTGCTTGGTATCAATTTAGAGTTTGGTTAGAATATTTTGCACAAAAGTTTGGGAAAATAACAATTCCTGTGAATCCTAAATATACCAGTCAAAAATGTTCTAATTGTGGCTCAATTGTTAAAAAGTCTCTATCGACAAGAACCCACAAATGTAAATGCGGAAGTTGTTTAGACAGAGACGAAAACGCAGCCATCAATATTTTGAATGACGGACTCCGTACCTTCGGGCAGAGGGAAACGGCTAACCTTGAGGCGCGAAAACGCTTTCGGAGATTTGACCGCTACTTTGGTTGA